One window of Vespula pensylvanica isolate Volc-1 chromosome 13, ASM1446617v1, whole genome shotgun sequence genomic DNA carries:
- the LOC122633823 gene encoding RWD domain-containing protein 1: MDYKEEQRNEIEALESIYCGELEILSIKPFYSFAIPIKTEEYEAETDNGLSCRLEFTYTSKYPDEPLVVSIQDPENFEKGSGEKLKEHLVEQMNENLGMVMVFTLVSAAQEWMNVQWDKIKLHREESAALKLKEEEEAERKRFEGTRVTVETFLSWKEKFDEEMGYTKRREMADREGKKLTGKELFMTDKTLDQSDLKFLDDVDAVKVDESLFQNLDDLDLEDDDDDDPDFDPNSSYESA; encoded by the exons ATGGATTATAAAGAGGAacaacgaaatgaaattgagGCTTTGGAATCGATTTACTGTGGAGAATTGGAAA tCTTAAGTATAAAACCATTCTATTCGTTTGCTATACCAATCAAGACAGAGGAATATGAAGCTGAAACAGATAATGGACTGAGCTGTAGATTAGAATTTACTTATACTTCAAAATACCCAGACGAACCCCTTGTGGTGTCTATTCAAGATCCAGAGAATTTTGAGAAAGGTAGCGGGGAGAAATTGAAAGAACATTTGGTCGAACAAATGAACGAAAATCTAGGAATGGTAATGGTCTTTACATTAGTTAGCGCAGCACAGGAATGGATGAATGTACAATGGGATAAAATCAAATTGCACAGAGAAGAGTCAGCTgctttgaaattaaaagaagaggaagaagctgAAAGA AAAAGATTTGAAGGAACTAGAGTTACCGTAGAAACCTTTCTGAGTTGGAAGGAAAAATTTGACGAAGAAATGGGATATaccaagagaagagaaatggcagatcgagagggaaaaaaattaactggaaaagaattatttatgacTGATAAAACTTTAGATCAATCAGACCTCAAATTCTTAGACGAtg TGGATGCAGTGAAGGTAGATGAAAgcttatttcaaaatttggATGATCTTGATTtggaagacgacgacgacgacgatcccGATTTTGATCCTAACTCTTCTTATGAGAGTGCCTAA
- the LOC122633819 gene encoding NADP-dependent malic enzyme isoform X2 — protein sequence MKKAEWFYENKAAVERATVSNGNVVKTTMNWIIHWRKLIEGRFNLSACGRNCGGSWARVLPPTHPAAKDTRQRDIHEVSGDVVPINMVKGIGHLRDPRLNKGLAFTLKERISLGIHGLQPPRFKTQEEQLALCKASVMKYTEDLNRYLYLVELQERNERLFFRLLSENIEQMMPIVYTPTVGLACQKFGVIYRRPRGLFITIYDKGHIYEILNNWPEQAVRAICVTDGERILGLGDLGACGMGIPVGKLALYTALAGIKPHQCLPITIDVGTNNEQLRDDPHYIGLNKPRSRGAEYDELIDEFMAACVQKYGQNVLIQFEDFGNHNAFRFLDKYRDKYCTFNDDIQGTAAVAVAGILASKRITKKKMSDNKFVFLGAGEAAIGIADLCVKAMEADGCTESQARNNIWMMDIDGLLVKDRPEGNLEGHKIWYAKDYKVTKSLIDIVREIKPTVLIGASAAAGAFTPEVLKEMAKNNERPLIFALSNPTSKAECTAQQAYDYTDGRCVFSSGSPFGEVNHKGKIYKPGQGNNAYIFPGIALGVIATGVHHITEDLFLISAQTIADHVTDEDLEMGSLYPPLSTIRECSIDIAVKIANYAYARSGLASEYPEPKDKRQFIVSKMYDANYDSPLPNLYDWPVDYASPRVLPDKL from the exons atgaaaaaagcgGAGTGGTTCTACGAAAATAAAGCAGCTGTCGAAAGGGCAACGGTTTCAAATGGCAATGTCG TTAAAACTACAATGAATTGGATTATACATTGGAGAAAATTGATCGAAGGACGTTTCAATCT atcggCCTGCGGCAGAAATTGTGGAGGATCATGGGCGCGAGTGTTACCACCTACACATCCTGCAGCAAAGGACACCAGACAGAGGGATATTCACGAAGTTTCTGGAGATGTTGTTCCTATAAACATGGTCAAGGGTATTGGACATCTCAGAGATCCTCGTCTTAATAAG GGCTTGGCTTTTACATTGAAGGAGAGAATATCCTTGGGAATTCATGGTCTCCAACCACCACGATTTAAGACGCAAGAGGAACAATTGGCATTATGCAAGGCTTCGGTCATGAAATATACCGAAGATTTGAATCGTTACCTTTACCTTGTCGAATTGCAG gaaagaaacgaaagattattctttcgtttgttAAGTGAAAACATCGAACAAATGATGCCGATCGTTTATACTCCAACTGTTGGATTAGCATGTCAGAAATTTGGTGTGATTTATCGTCGACCACGCGGATTATTCATAACTATATACGACAAAGGTCATATTTATGAGATTCTGAACAATTg GCCCGAACAAGCAGTCCGTGCAATTTGCGTTACCGATGGTGAGAGAATCTTAGGTCTGGGTGATCTTGGAGCATGCGGAATGGGTATTCCAGTTGGAAAATTGGCTCTTTATACAGCTTTAGCTGGTATAAAGCCTCATCAATGCTTACCAATTACTATAGACGTAGGTACCAATAACGAACAACTCCGTGACGATCCTCATTACATTGGTTTGAACAAACCAAGAAGTCGAGGTGCTGAATACGACGAATTGATCGACGAATTTATGGCCGCATGCGTTCAAAAATATGGACAGAATGTTCTCATTCAA TTTGAAGACTTTGGAAATCATAAcgcttttcgttttctcgacAAATATCGTGACAAGTATTGTACATTTAACGACGACATTCAAGGAACAGCTGCAGTAGCAGTTGCAGGTATACTTGCATCGAAAagaataacgaagaagaaaatgtccGACAACAAGTTCGTTTTTCTTGGTGCTGGTGAG GCAGCAATAGGAATAGCAGATCTTTGTGTGAAAGCTATGGAAGCTGATGGTTGTACCGAAAGTCAAGCTAGAAATAATATCTGGATGATGGACATAGATGGATTGTTGGTAAAAGATAGACCGGAAGGTAATCTCGAGGGTCATAAAATTTGGTACGCCAAAGATTACAAGGTCACCAAATCTTTGATCGACATTGTACGTGAAATAAAGCCAACTGTGCTGATTG GAGCCTCGGCAGCGGCCGGAGCGTTTACTCCTGaagttttaaaagaaatggCGAAGAACAACGAAAGGCCATTGATCTTTGCATTGAGCAATCCGACCAGTAAAGCCGAGTGTACTGCTCAACAGGCTTATGACTATACTGAT ggTAGATGCGTATTCTCCTCTGGTTCACCCTTCGGCGAAGTGAATCACAAAGGAAAGATTTACAAACCTGGTCAGGGTAACAACGCTTATATCTTCCCTGGAATCGCATTAGGTGTAATAGCAACCGGTGTGCACCATATCACTGAGGATTTATTCCTGATTTCTGCTCAGACTATTGCCGATCATGTAACTGATGAGGATCTTGAGATGGGTAGTCTATATCCACCCTTAAGCACTATCCGAGAGTGTTCGATCGATATTGCCGTTAAAATAGCTAATTATGCTTATGCAAGGA GTGGCTTGGCTAGTGAATATCCCGAGCCAAAGGATAAACGACAATTCATTGTCAGTAAGATGTATGATGCCAATTATGATAGTCCACTGCCAAATCTATATGATTGGCCAGTTGATTACGCCAGTCCTCGTGTCCTGCCAGACAA ATTATGA
- the LOC122633819 gene encoding NADP-dependent malic enzyme isoform X1 — MKKAEWFYENKAAVERATVSNGNVVKTTMNWIIHWRKLIEGRFNLSACGRNCGGSWARVLPPTHPAAKDTRQRDIHEVSGDVVPINMVKGIGHLRDPRLNKGLAFTLKERISLGIHGLQPPRFKTQEEQLALCKASVMKYTEDLNRYLYLVELQERNERLFFRLLSENIEQMMPIVYTPTVGLACQKFGVIYRRPRGLFITIYDKGHIYEILNNWPEQAVRAICVTDGERILGLGDLGACGMGIPVGKLALYTALAGIKPHQCLPITIDVGTNNEQLRDDPHYIGLNKPRSRGAEYDELIDEFMAACVQKYGQNVLIQFEDFGNHNAFRFLDKYRDKYCTFNDDIQGTAAVAVAGILASKRITKKKMSDNKFVFLGAGEAAIGIADLCVKAMEADGCTESQARNNIWMMDIDGLLVKDRPEGNLEGHKIWYAKDYKVTKSLIDIVREIKPTVLIGASAAAGAFTPEVLKEMAKNNERPLIFALSNPTSKAECTAQQAYDYTDGRCVFSSGSPFGEVNHKGKIYKPGQGNNAYIFPGIALGVIATGVHHITEDLFLISAQTIADHVTDEDLEMGSLYPPLSTIRECSIDIAVKIANYAYARSGLASEYPEPKDKRQFIVSKMYDANYDSPLPNLYDWPVDYASPRVLPDKDTIEIRHDLKHL; from the exons atgaaaaaagcgGAGTGGTTCTACGAAAATAAAGCAGCTGTCGAAAGGGCAACGGTTTCAAATGGCAATGTCG TTAAAACTACAATGAATTGGATTATACATTGGAGAAAATTGATCGAAGGACGTTTCAATCT atcggCCTGCGGCAGAAATTGTGGAGGATCATGGGCGCGAGTGTTACCACCTACACATCCTGCAGCAAAGGACACCAGACAGAGGGATATTCACGAAGTTTCTGGAGATGTTGTTCCTATAAACATGGTCAAGGGTATTGGACATCTCAGAGATCCTCGTCTTAATAAG GGCTTGGCTTTTACATTGAAGGAGAGAATATCCTTGGGAATTCATGGTCTCCAACCACCACGATTTAAGACGCAAGAGGAACAATTGGCATTATGCAAGGCTTCGGTCATGAAATATACCGAAGATTTGAATCGTTACCTTTACCTTGTCGAATTGCAG gaaagaaacgaaagattattctttcgtttgttAAGTGAAAACATCGAACAAATGATGCCGATCGTTTATACTCCAACTGTTGGATTAGCATGTCAGAAATTTGGTGTGATTTATCGTCGACCACGCGGATTATTCATAACTATATACGACAAAGGTCATATTTATGAGATTCTGAACAATTg GCCCGAACAAGCAGTCCGTGCAATTTGCGTTACCGATGGTGAGAGAATCTTAGGTCTGGGTGATCTTGGAGCATGCGGAATGGGTATTCCAGTTGGAAAATTGGCTCTTTATACAGCTTTAGCTGGTATAAAGCCTCATCAATGCTTACCAATTACTATAGACGTAGGTACCAATAACGAACAACTCCGTGACGATCCTCATTACATTGGTTTGAACAAACCAAGAAGTCGAGGTGCTGAATACGACGAATTGATCGACGAATTTATGGCCGCATGCGTTCAAAAATATGGACAGAATGTTCTCATTCAA TTTGAAGACTTTGGAAATCATAAcgcttttcgttttctcgacAAATATCGTGACAAGTATTGTACATTTAACGACGACATTCAAGGAACAGCTGCAGTAGCAGTTGCAGGTATACTTGCATCGAAAagaataacgaagaagaaaatgtccGACAACAAGTTCGTTTTTCTTGGTGCTGGTGAG GCAGCAATAGGAATAGCAGATCTTTGTGTGAAAGCTATGGAAGCTGATGGTTGTACCGAAAGTCAAGCTAGAAATAATATCTGGATGATGGACATAGATGGATTGTTGGTAAAAGATAGACCGGAAGGTAATCTCGAGGGTCATAAAATTTGGTACGCCAAAGATTACAAGGTCACCAAATCTTTGATCGACATTGTACGTGAAATAAAGCCAACTGTGCTGATTG GAGCCTCGGCAGCGGCCGGAGCGTTTACTCCTGaagttttaaaagaaatggCGAAGAACAACGAAAGGCCATTGATCTTTGCATTGAGCAATCCGACCAGTAAAGCCGAGTGTACTGCTCAACAGGCTTATGACTATACTGAT ggTAGATGCGTATTCTCCTCTGGTTCACCCTTCGGCGAAGTGAATCACAAAGGAAAGATTTACAAACCTGGTCAGGGTAACAACGCTTATATCTTCCCTGGAATCGCATTAGGTGTAATAGCAACCGGTGTGCACCATATCACTGAGGATTTATTCCTGATTTCTGCTCAGACTATTGCCGATCATGTAACTGATGAGGATCTTGAGATGGGTAGTCTATATCCACCCTTAAGCACTATCCGAGAGTGTTCGATCGATATTGCCGTTAAAATAGCTAATTATGCTTATGCAAGGA GTGGCTTGGCTAGTGAATATCCCGAGCCAAAGGATAAACGACAATTCATTGTCAGTAAGATGTATGATGCCAATTATGATAGTCCACTGCCAAATCTATATGATTGGCCAGTTGATTACGCCAGTCCTCGTGTCCTGCCAGACAA agACACTATAGAAATCCGCCACGATTTAAAACATCTGTAG
- the LOC122633819 gene encoding NADP-dependent malic enzyme isoform X3, whose protein sequence is MFVLQKSILSACGRNCGGSWARVLPPTHPAAKDTRQRDIHEVSGDVVPINMVKGIGHLRDPRLNKGLAFTLKERISLGIHGLQPPRFKTQEEQLALCKASVMKYTEDLNRYLYLVELQERNERLFFRLLSENIEQMMPIVYTPTVGLACQKFGVIYRRPRGLFITIYDKGHIYEILNNWPEQAVRAICVTDGERILGLGDLGACGMGIPVGKLALYTALAGIKPHQCLPITIDVGTNNEQLRDDPHYIGLNKPRSRGAEYDELIDEFMAACVQKYGQNVLIQFEDFGNHNAFRFLDKYRDKYCTFNDDIQGTAAVAVAGILASKRITKKKMSDNKFVFLGAGEAAIGIADLCVKAMEADGCTESQARNNIWMMDIDGLLVKDRPEGNLEGHKIWYAKDYKVTKSLIDIVREIKPTVLIGASAAAGAFTPEVLKEMAKNNERPLIFALSNPTSKAECTAQQAYDYTDGRCVFSSGSPFGEVNHKGKIYKPGQGNNAYIFPGIALGVIATGVHHITEDLFLISAQTIADHVTDEDLEMGSLYPPLSTIRECSIDIAVKIANYAYARSGLASEYPEPKDKRQFIVSKMYDANYDSPLPNLYDWPVDYASPRVLPDKDTIEIRHDLKHL, encoded by the exons ATGTTCGTCCTGCAGAAGTCTATATT atcggCCTGCGGCAGAAATTGTGGAGGATCATGGGCGCGAGTGTTACCACCTACACATCCTGCAGCAAAGGACACCAGACAGAGGGATATTCACGAAGTTTCTGGAGATGTTGTTCCTATAAACATGGTCAAGGGTATTGGACATCTCAGAGATCCTCGTCTTAATAAG GGCTTGGCTTTTACATTGAAGGAGAGAATATCCTTGGGAATTCATGGTCTCCAACCACCACGATTTAAGACGCAAGAGGAACAATTGGCATTATGCAAGGCTTCGGTCATGAAATATACCGAAGATTTGAATCGTTACCTTTACCTTGTCGAATTGCAG gaaagaaacgaaagattattctttcgtttgttAAGTGAAAACATCGAACAAATGATGCCGATCGTTTATACTCCAACTGTTGGATTAGCATGTCAGAAATTTGGTGTGATTTATCGTCGACCACGCGGATTATTCATAACTATATACGACAAAGGTCATATTTATGAGATTCTGAACAATTg GCCCGAACAAGCAGTCCGTGCAATTTGCGTTACCGATGGTGAGAGAATCTTAGGTCTGGGTGATCTTGGAGCATGCGGAATGGGTATTCCAGTTGGAAAATTGGCTCTTTATACAGCTTTAGCTGGTATAAAGCCTCATCAATGCTTACCAATTACTATAGACGTAGGTACCAATAACGAACAACTCCGTGACGATCCTCATTACATTGGTTTGAACAAACCAAGAAGTCGAGGTGCTGAATACGACGAATTGATCGACGAATTTATGGCCGCATGCGTTCAAAAATATGGACAGAATGTTCTCATTCAA TTTGAAGACTTTGGAAATCATAAcgcttttcgttttctcgacAAATATCGTGACAAGTATTGTACATTTAACGACGACATTCAAGGAACAGCTGCAGTAGCAGTTGCAGGTATACTTGCATCGAAAagaataacgaagaagaaaatgtccGACAACAAGTTCGTTTTTCTTGGTGCTGGTGAG GCAGCAATAGGAATAGCAGATCTTTGTGTGAAAGCTATGGAAGCTGATGGTTGTACCGAAAGTCAAGCTAGAAATAATATCTGGATGATGGACATAGATGGATTGTTGGTAAAAGATAGACCGGAAGGTAATCTCGAGGGTCATAAAATTTGGTACGCCAAAGATTACAAGGTCACCAAATCTTTGATCGACATTGTACGTGAAATAAAGCCAACTGTGCTGATTG GAGCCTCGGCAGCGGCCGGAGCGTTTACTCCTGaagttttaaaagaaatggCGAAGAACAACGAAAGGCCATTGATCTTTGCATTGAGCAATCCGACCAGTAAAGCCGAGTGTACTGCTCAACAGGCTTATGACTATACTGAT ggTAGATGCGTATTCTCCTCTGGTTCACCCTTCGGCGAAGTGAATCACAAAGGAAAGATTTACAAACCTGGTCAGGGTAACAACGCTTATATCTTCCCTGGAATCGCATTAGGTGTAATAGCAACCGGTGTGCACCATATCACTGAGGATTTATTCCTGATTTCTGCTCAGACTATTGCCGATCATGTAACTGATGAGGATCTTGAGATGGGTAGTCTATATCCACCCTTAAGCACTATCCGAGAGTGTTCGATCGATATTGCCGTTAAAATAGCTAATTATGCTTATGCAAGGA GTGGCTTGGCTAGTGAATATCCCGAGCCAAAGGATAAACGACAATTCATTGTCAGTAAGATGTATGATGCCAATTATGATAGTCCACTGCCAAATCTATATGATTGGCCAGTTGATTACGCCAGTCCTCGTGTCCTGCCAGACAA agACACTATAGAAATCCGCCACGATTTAAAACATCTGTAG